From a single Candidatus Hydrogenedentota bacterium genomic region:
- a CDS encoding arylsulfatase, with the protein MLIIMADDLGYSDIGRYGSEIATPNLDSLARDGCTFTHAYNAARCCPSRAALLTGLHPHQAGMGAMTSPPDRVVPEGPYQGYLNRNCMTLAEALKTAGYRTYMSGKWHVGAARENWPRQRGFDRYFGLISGASSYWEILPEERDVRTMALDDDVYVPSGDTFYMTDAFTDHAVQFLKEHDTSTSPFLLYLAYTAPHWPLHAWEQDIAKYRDRYLSGWDALREERYKRQLDLGIIAPKWKLSPRDEQVPAWGSVTNKEDWALRMAVYAAMIDRMDQGIGRVLQTLLETGAEDNTLVLFLSDNGGCHEDLNKKTFNKPGSKPGERGSYVAYERPWANASNTPFRMFKHWVHEGGIATPMLARWPAGSAKRTQPLSDVVHITDIMATCLDLAGVEYPKTYNGNALHPLVGKSVAPLLRGKSREGHARLCWEHQGNCAIREGDWKLVIPARGAWELYNLADDRTELTNLVEKDAKRAARMHTAWMQWADENGVKIPDEARNLSSAPA; encoded by the coding sequence ATCCTTATCATCATGGCCGACGATCTTGGTTATTCGGACATCGGCAGGTATGGCTCCGAAATCGCCACTCCCAACCTCGACAGCCTTGCACGTGATGGGTGTACCTTCACTCACGCCTACAACGCAGCGCGCTGCTGTCCTTCGCGGGCGGCACTCCTGACGGGTCTCCACCCGCACCAGGCGGGCATGGGTGCAATGACCAGCCCTCCCGATCGCGTCGTCCCCGAAGGGCCGTATCAGGGATATCTCAACCGCAACTGCATGACGCTCGCTGAAGCGCTGAAGACTGCCGGATACCGGACCTACATGTCAGGGAAATGGCATGTGGGCGCCGCGCGCGAGAATTGGCCGCGCCAGCGCGGGTTCGACCGGTACTTCGGTCTCATCAGCGGTGCGAGCAGCTATTGGGAAATCCTCCCCGAGGAACGCGACGTCCGCACGATGGCACTCGACGACGATGTGTATGTGCCGTCCGGCGACACGTTCTACATGACCGACGCATTCACCGACCACGCCGTACAATTCCTGAAGGAGCACGACACAAGCACTTCGCCGTTTCTCCTTTACCTCGCTTATACGGCCCCGCACTGGCCGTTGCACGCCTGGGAACAAGATATCGCGAAGTATAGGGATCGTTACCTGTCTGGCTGGGATGCCTTGAGGGAAGAGCGTTACAAACGACAACTGGACCTCGGCATCATTGCCCCCAAGTGGAAGCTCTCACCACGCGACGAGCAAGTGCCTGCATGGGGCAGCGTCACAAACAAGGAAGACTGGGCCCTGCGCATGGCCGTCTACGCAGCGATGATCGACCGAATGGATCAAGGGATCGGCCGTGTCCTGCAGACGTTGCTCGAAACCGGCGCCGAAGACAACACGCTCGTGCTGTTCCTCTCCGACAATGGCGGCTGTCACGAGGACCTGAATAAGAAGACGTTTAACAAGCCGGGAAGCAAACCCGGAGAGCGCGGCTCGTATGTGGCGTATGAGCGGCCGTGGGCCAACGCAAGCAACACTCCGTTTCGCATGTTTAAACACTGGGTCCACGAGGGCGGCATTGCTACGCCCATGCTCGCGCGCTGGCCGGCAGGTAGCGCGAAACGTACACAGCCGCTTAGCGACGTCGTGCACATCACCGACATTATGGCCACGTGCCTGGACCTTGCTGGCGTAGAGTACCCAAAGACATACAACGGCAACGCGCTACACCCGCTTGTGGGCAAGAGCGTTGCCCCTCTGCTTCGGGGCAAATCTCGAGAGGGACACGCTCGCCTCTGCTGGGAACACCAGGGGAATTGTGCGATTCGCGAGGGCGACTGGAAGCTGGTGATACCCGCCAGGGGGGCCTGGGAACTCTACAATCTCGCGGACGACCGCACCGAGTTGACGAATCTCGTGGAGAAGGACGCGAAACGCGCCGCACGAATGCACACGGCATGGATGCAGTGGGCGGATGAAAACGGCGTCAAGATTCCTGATGAAGCGCGAAACCTGTCGTCGGCACCGGCGTAA
- a CDS encoding glycosyltransferase yields MIVLHIDEQTGWRGGEQQASYLIRGLAERGHRCLIAGRVGSEFLGSAHGVPDLTRIGVSCRGEADVFTAMRLAKVVKSQGVDILHAHTSHAITYACLARAIARRGKVVASRRVDFPPNRNAFSRWKYRQADRVIAISDRIAEVMREFGIGEDCLRTVHSGIDVERFDVPPLTRDELGVPEDAFLLGNVAALVDHKDQATLLDAMHLVVRDTPNAHLLIAGDGPLREGLLKQAKSLDLEWNVHFLGYRKDVPRILRTLDLFVMSSKEEGLGTSVLDAMACDVPVVATAGGGIPEMVRHHETGRLAPIQNPRELASCILQAIRNPNQSAVMAARAKTMLTEKFTKERMIEGNLRVYEELVTS; encoded by the coding sequence ATGATCGTCCTGCATATCGACGAACAGACCGGATGGCGAGGGGGAGAACAGCAAGCGAGTTACCTTATTCGCGGACTTGCGGAGCGCGGGCACCGGTGTCTCATCGCAGGACGCGTGGGCAGCGAATTTCTTGGAAGCGCTCATGGAGTGCCGGATCTCACACGCATTGGCGTCTCGTGCCGTGGCGAAGCGGACGTGTTCACGGCGATGCGCCTGGCCAAGGTGGTGAAGTCGCAAGGCGTGGATATCCTTCATGCGCACACGAGCCACGCAATTACCTACGCATGTCTCGCGCGAGCCATTGCGCGCCGGGGCAAGGTTGTCGCGTCGCGTCGCGTGGATTTTCCGCCCAATCGAAACGCATTCAGCCGGTGGAAGTACCGGCAGGCTGATCGTGTTATCGCGATTTCCGATCGTATCGCAGAGGTTATGCGTGAGTTTGGCATTGGTGAAGACTGCCTGCGGACGGTGCACAGTGGCATTGACGTTGAGCGCTTCGATGTGCCACCGCTGACGCGTGATGAACTGGGCGTACCCGAGGATGCATTCCTGCTGGGCAATGTTGCGGCTCTGGTTGATCACAAGGACCAGGCCACACTCCTGGACGCAATGCACTTGGTAGTCAGGGACACGCCGAATGCGCACCTGCTTATCGCGGGAGACGGCCCATTGCGCGAGGGACTCCTCAAACAAGCAAAGTCACTCGATCTGGAGTGGAATGTTCATTTCCTGGGATACCGCAAGGACGTGCCGCGTATATTGCGAACTCTGGACTTGTTCGTCATGAGCAGCAAAGAGGAAGGCCTCGGAACTTCCGTGCTCGACGCCATGGCCTGTGACGTGCCTGTGGTGGCGACGGCTGGCGGCGGAATCCCCGAAATGGTCCGGCACCACGAAACCGGCAGACTTGCTCCGATTCAGAATCCGAGAGAGCTGGCATCCTGCATCCTCCAGGCCATCCGCAATCCGAATCAGTCCGCGGTCATGGCTGCGCGAGCCAAGACGATGCTGACTGAAAAATTCACGAAAGAGCGCATGATCGAGGGTAACCTTCGCGTTTACGAAGAACTCGTCACCTCGTGA
- a CDS encoding glycosyltransferase, translating into MPSRPLTILLSDPHLKGGGQVRYVTELARELTRLGHAVYLGCKPDSVLVACARDAECRGNSPFAYRGGLRPRAWFGDLRRLARFIREVKPDVLHANGSQDHWISGLGNRLLGRPVCMVRTRHNTYAVGNSLPNRLLNLSWTDYQIAVCDAVLQLRISRPTFDAERMRVIHNGVDPKKYCSDAAARTRTRQEFGYADEHIVVGMAARLAEAKGHRFLFEAAAKLKSQYPQLRLLILGQGVLDQSLRDLARDLEIDSITHFGGFRNDIGDCIQAFDIGAQPSIDCEASSFSVMEQMATEIPIVASDHGGTKEIVRDGKDGFIVPQGTVEPLADALARLLRDPAQRRAMGQSARKRIESEFTLGLLASRTLEAYDEALSIHAKRRAT; encoded by the coding sequence ATGCCTAGTCGACCACTGACTATTCTGCTGTCCGATCCGCACCTGAAAGGTGGGGGACAGGTTCGTTACGTCACGGAACTCGCGCGCGAGCTGACTCGCCTCGGGCACGCCGTGTATCTAGGCTGTAAGCCCGACAGCGTCCTGGTGGCCTGCGCACGAGATGCCGAGTGTCGGGGGAACAGTCCATTCGCGTATCGCGGCGGCCTCCGTCCGCGCGCGTGGTTTGGCGATCTTCGCCGCCTCGCCCGTTTTATTCGCGAGGTCAAGCCCGATGTCCTCCACGCGAACGGCTCGCAAGATCATTGGATTAGCGGTCTGGGTAATCGTCTGCTTGGCCGGCCGGTTTGTATGGTTCGAACTCGGCACAACACCTACGCCGTCGGGAACAGTCTTCCGAACCGGTTGCTGAACCTGTCGTGGACCGATTACCAAATCGCGGTGTGCGATGCCGTGCTTCAGTTGCGCATTTCGAGGCCCACGTTCGACGCGGAGCGCATGCGTGTGATTCACAACGGTGTTGATCCCAAGAAATACTGCTCTGATGCGGCGGCGCGCACCCGCACGCGGCAGGAATTTGGCTACGCGGACGAGCACATTGTCGTGGGCATGGCTGCGCGGCTTGCGGAGGCTAAGGGGCATCGGTTCCTATTCGAGGCAGCCGCCAAGCTCAAATCTCAGTACCCCCAATTGCGACTGCTTATCCTGGGGCAGGGTGTGCTAGACCAATCTTTGCGAGACTTGGCGCGTGACCTGGAGATCGATTCCATCACGCATTTTGGCGGGTTTCGCAATGATATCGGCGACTGTATTCAGGCATTCGACATCGGAGCGCAGCCTTCAATCGATTGCGAGGCGTCTTCCTTCAGCGTGATGGAGCAGATGGCCACGGAGATCCCCATTGTCGCTTCTGATCACGGAGGCACGAAGGAGATTGTGCGCGATGGAAAGGACGGTTTCATTGTGCCGCAAGGTACAGTCGAACCGCTCGCCGATGCGCTTGCCAGACTTTTACGCGACCCCGCACAACGGCGAGCGATGGGGCAATCGGCGAGAAAGCGCATCGAATCGGAGTTTACGCTTGGCCTGCTGGCGTCGCGCACGCTTGAGGCGTACGACGAGGCATTGAGCATTCACGCAAAGCGACGCGCGACATGA
- a CDS encoding HDOD domain-containing protein has translation METRNAVQRVIERVGDLPAMPATVAELLRLTDDPMVELGEVTQALEKDPALTAKILRVSNSPYYGMKQYVGTLKLALVILGVREVRNIVLGIAVVDTLHDEKLVTLVAKNFWSHAFTVAGFAKKLSNVLSIGLQGEAFTSGLLHDIGKLILLRQLGSTYADIIKKTGGSSDALCVAERERYGFTHADAAAALAAAWNFPSALGDALLLHHSIDGCLLTSAKDPKLAAVVRISNLAAHEDFENAEAIGDHPCVNEEAWSVLDSVPAPISRNARFEVIKTIAEELKEVPIPQF, from the coding sequence ATGGAAACTAGGAATGCCGTTCAACGTGTGATAGAGCGTGTAGGCGATTTGCCCGCTATGCCCGCGACTGTCGCCGAGCTTCTTCGCTTGACGGACGATCCGATGGTCGAGTTGGGAGAAGTGACCCAAGCGCTTGAAAAGGACCCGGCTTTGACCGCCAAGATTCTACGGGTCAGCAATTCGCCTTACTATGGAATGAAGCAGTATGTGGGCACGCTCAAGCTGGCACTCGTAATTTTGGGTGTGCGTGAAGTCCGCAACATTGTGCTGGGGATCGCGGTTGTCGATACGTTGCATGACGAGAAGCTTGTCACGCTCGTGGCCAAGAATTTCTGGTCGCACGCGTTTACGGTGGCTGGATTCGCAAAAAAACTGTCCAATGTGCTTTCCATCGGTCTTCAGGGGGAAGCCTTCACATCAGGACTTCTTCACGATATAGGCAAATTGATCCTTCTCCGCCAGCTTGGATCCACGTATGCCGACATCATCAAGAAGACGGGCGGTTCTTCGGATGCATTATGCGTTGCGGAACGCGAGCGGTATGGATTCACGCATGCCGATGCGGCGGCGGCGCTCGCGGCTGCCTGGAATTTTCCATCCGCTCTTGGCGATGCGTTATTGCTGCATCATTCAATTGACGGGTGTCTGCTAACAAGCGCAAAGGATCCAAAGCTGGCCGCTGTCGTGCGTATCTCCAACTTGGCGGCGCATGAAGACTTTGAGAACGCCGAGGCGATCGGCGATCATCCCTGCGTGAACGAGGAAGCCTGGAGCGTATTGGATTCCGTGCCAGCGCCCATATCGAGGAATGCGCGGTTCGAAGTGATCAAGACAATCGCGGAGGAACTCAAGGAAGTTCCCATTCCTCAATTCTGA
- a CDS encoding universal stress protein, whose product MIKHILVPTDGSEQAMLGVRYAIAVAKHFEATVHGLHVMDIKLLEGPFLRDVSASLGTAPYANYQGNITMILEERGRLALQLFQKTCEEAGVAFTIEQIAGLVPRTILEKSELTDLIILGRSGEHSEWLEGLLGSTTQAVVRRSTRPVLVTGVAIPGRGKFLVAYDGSAHSKKALQVAVQMSSSWGAPLEVLSVGGAKASALLDEARAYLAPHDVAVNYVVREGDPSEVIVEHAAECRADLLVMGAYGHTKVRELVVGSTTAYAMNRAGCPLLLTR is encoded by the coding sequence ATGATTAAACATATCCTTGTTCCTACCGACGGCAGCGAGCAAGCCATGCTTGGGGTGCGGTACGCGATCGCGGTAGCGAAGCATTTCGAGGCAACCGTTCATGGGCTGCATGTCATGGACATCAAGTTGCTTGAGGGGCCGTTTTTGCGCGATGTGTCGGCCTCTTTGGGTACGGCTCCCTATGCCAATTATCAGGGCAATATCACCATGATTCTGGAGGAGCGTGGAAGACTTGCGCTCCAGTTATTTCAAAAGACCTGCGAAGAGGCGGGGGTCGCATTCACCATTGAGCAGATAGCGGGGCTTGTGCCTCGCACCATACTTGAGAAGAGCGAGCTCACCGACCTCATCATTCTTGGCCGAAGCGGAGAGCACAGCGAATGGCTTGAGGGTTTGCTGGGCTCTACCACGCAAGCGGTTGTACGTCGAAGCACGCGGCCAGTCCTTGTGACGGGAGTTGCAATACCCGGACGCGGGAAGTTTCTGGTGGCCTACGACGGTTCGGCGCACTCCAAGAAGGCGCTGCAGGTGGCCGTGCAAATGAGTTCGAGTTGGGGAGCGCCGCTCGAAGTTCTATCGGTGGGAGGTGCGAAGGCGAGTGCACTGCTTGATGAGGCGCGCGCATATCTTGCACCTCACGATGTCGCCGTGAATTATGTCGTTCGCGAGGGTGATCCAAGCGAAGTGATTGTCGAACATGCCGCTGAGTGCAGGGCGGATCTTCTCGTAATGGGAGCCTATGGGCATACAAAGGTGCGTGAACTTGTAGTCGGGAGTACGACAGCCTACGCCATGAATCGGGCAGGGTGTCCGTTGCTTTTGACCCGTTGA
- the hisB gene encoding imidazoleglycerol-phosphate dehydratase HisB has translation MRNAVITRETAETAIRIELNLDGSGRSNIKTGIGFFDHMLNHIARHGLFDLNVEAKGDLHIDPHHTVEDVGICLGMAFIQALGDRKGIVRYGHAVVPMDEVLAEVAVDISGRPYFSYKADLQRTRLGDFDTELAEEFFRAFAVNARVTLHVILRQEGNLHHCIEGMFKAFARALDAATCIDARVSGVPSTKGMLQA, from the coding sequence ATGCGAAACGCGGTAATTACCCGCGAGACTGCCGAAACCGCAATTCGGATTGAACTGAATCTTGACGGATCGGGCCGTTCGAACATAAAGACGGGCATCGGCTTCTTCGATCACATGCTGAATCACATCGCCCGGCACGGGCTTTTCGATTTGAACGTGGAAGCGAAGGGCGACTTGCACATCGATCCGCACCATACCGTGGAAGACGTGGGCATTTGCCTGGGCATGGCTTTTATTCAAGCCTTGGGCGACCGCAAAGGCATCGTTCGCTATGGTCATGCCGTCGTTCCGATGGATGAGGTATTGGCCGAGGTTGCAGTCGACATCAGCGGCAGGCCCTACTTTTCCTACAAGGCGGATTTGCAGCGGACGCGGCTCGGAGACTTCGACACGGAACTTGCCGAGGAGTTCTTTCGCGCTTTCGCCGTAAACGCTCGCGTCACACTTCATGTGATTCTGCGTCAGGAAGGAAATCTTCACCACTGTATCGAAGGCATGTTCAAGGCCTTCGCGCGGGCACTGGATGCGGCGACGTGTATCGACGCGCGTGTATCGGGTGTGCCCTCGACCAAGGGGATGCTTCAAGCATAA
- a CDS encoding metallophosphatase family protein, translated as MRYAIISDVHANLEALQAVQARIQELAVDQIVCLGDVVGYNASPNECADLVRETGIPTICGNHDAVACGIEEPWGFNPVALHAALWTREHLSEANLKWLRELPDNMQFTHFLAAHGSPTDRDCYLFTWEDVLPHIPYLAEQNYRLCFFGHTHSPGIFSADGLYSVDDDLKFALGEGKTFFINPGSVGQPRDGDPRAAFGLFDSQKNEYQLIRVEYDVEKAAQRILEAGLPHFLAERLSLGR; from the coding sequence TTGCGTTACGCGATAATCTCGGATGTGCACGCCAACCTTGAGGCCTTGCAGGCCGTTCAGGCGCGCATTCAAGAATTGGCAGTGGACCAAATCGTCTGCTTAGGCGATGTCGTTGGCTATAACGCGAGTCCGAACGAGTGTGCGGACTTGGTTCGCGAGACCGGAATTCCCACCATATGCGGCAATCATGATGCGGTGGCTTGCGGAATCGAGGAGCCATGGGGTTTCAATCCGGTGGCGCTGCATGCGGCGCTGTGGACGCGCGAACATCTTTCCGAGGCAAACCTGAAGTGGTTGCGTGAGTTGCCCGACAACATGCAGTTCACGCATTTTCTTGCCGCACATGGGTCGCCCACGGATCGCGACTGCTATCTGTTTACGTGGGAGGATGTGCTGCCCCACATTCCCTACCTTGCGGAGCAGAACTATCGTCTGTGCTTCTTCGGCCATACGCATAGTCCTGGGATATTTTCGGCAGACGGTCTGTACTCGGTGGACGACGATCTCAAGTTTGCGTTGGGAGAAGGAAAGACCTTCTTTATCAATCCCGGCTCCGTGGGACAACCGCGGGACGGCGATCCTCGAGCGGCGTTTGGCCTGTTCGATTCGCAAAAGAACGAGTACCAGTTGATTCGTGTCGAATACGATGTCGAGAAGGCGGCTCAACGAATACTTGAAGCCGGATTGCCCCATTTCCTTGCAGAACGACTGTCTCTGGGCCGGTGA